The proteins below are encoded in one region of Hoplias malabaricus isolate fHopMal1 unplaced genomic scaffold, fHopMal1.hap1 scaffold_89, whole genome shotgun sequence:
- the dlg4b gene encoding disks large homolog 4 → MNGLNGEVEYEEITLERGNSGLGFSIAGGTDNPHVGDDPSIFITKIIPGGAAAQDGRLRVNDSILFVNDMDVREVTHSQAVDSLKEAGPIVRLYILRRKPAAEKLSEIKLIKGPKGLGFSIAGGVGNQHVPGDNSIYVTKIIEGGAAHKDGRLQIGDKILAVNNVSLEDVMHEDAVAALKNTAEVVYLRVAKATNLYPPDTYNPPDITSSYSPHMDDMGHGYLSDYPQTLTPTSPRRYSPIPKGMLLGDEDIPREPRRVLIHRGLSGLGFNIVGGEDGEGIFISFILAGGPADLSGELRKGDQILSVNGVDLRHATHEQAAAALKNAGQTVTIIAQYRPEEYSRFEAKIHDLREQLMNSSMGSGTTSLRTSKRSFYIRALFDYDKTADGGYLSQAVSFRFGDILHVLDCSDEEWWQARRLSPHGDLEEAGYIPSKRRVERKEWSRLRSKGRDSIGRDDYIQSYEIVTQIEVHYARPIIILGPMKDRVNDDLLSEFPDKFGSCVPHTTRPKREYEADGRDYHFVSSREQMEKDIQSHRFIEAGQYNSHLYGTSVQSVREVAEQQGKHCILDVSANAVRRLQAAQLHPIVVFIRPTSMQNLLDINKRLTEEQAKRAMDRAIKLEQDFIECFTGIVEGDSFEEIYHRIKSVIEEQSGPYIWIPARERL, encoded by the exons atgaaTGGGTTGAATGGTGAAGTGGAGTATGAGGAGATCACGTTGGAGAGG ggtaaCTCTGGTCTGGGGTTCAGTATAGCTGGAGGGACAGATAACCCCCACGTAGGGGATGACCCCAGTATCTTCATCACCAAAATCATCCCtggaggagcagctgcacaggacGGGAGactcag GGTGAATGACAGTATCCTGTTTGTGAATGACATGGACGTGAGGGAGGTGACCCACTCGCAGGCAGTGGACTCTCTGAAGGAGGCGGGGCCCATCGTCCGGCTCTACATCCTGCGCCGCAAACCGGCCGCCGAGAAACTCAGCGAGATCAAACTCATCAAGGGGcccaagg gactGGGCTTCAGTATAGCCGGAGGTGTGGGGAACCAGCACGTTCCTGGTGACAACAGCATCTACGTCACCAAGATCATCGAAGGAGGAGCCGCACACAAAGACGGAAGGCTACAGATCGGTGACAAAATCCTGGCG gtgaataatgtgagtttagaggatGTAATGCACGAGGACGCCGTGGCGGCGCTGAAAAACACGGCAGAGGTGGTTTACCTGAGAGTCGCCAAAGCTACGAACCTGTACCCCCCCGACACCTACAACCCCCCAGATATCACCAGCT cgtACTCTCCTCACATGGACGACATGGGGCACGGTTACCTGTCGGATTACCCACAAACCCTCACTCCCACGTCACCACGGCGATACTCCCCCATCCCCAAGGGCATGCTGCTAGGGGACGAGGACATCCCCAG gGAGCCGAGGCGGGTGTTGATACACCGTGGTTTGTCAGGGTTGGGGTTTAACATCGTCGGAGGAGAGGACGGAGAGGGAATTTTTATCTCCTTCATTTTAGCCGGAGGACCGGCCGATCTGAGCGGAGAACTGAGGAAGGGAGACCAGATCCTGAGT gtaaaCGGTGTAGATTTAAGGCATGCGACCCATGAGCAGGCTGCAGCGGCGCTGAAGAACGCAGGACAGACTGTCACCATCATCGCTCAGTACAGACCAGAAG agtacAGTCGGTTTGAGGCGAAAATCCATGATCTGAGGGAACAGCTGATGAACAGCAGCATGGGCTCGGGAACTACGTCCCTGAGGACCAGCAAGAGGAGCTTCTACATCAG AGCTCTGTTTGATTACGATAAGACGGCGGATGGAGGGTATCTGAGTCAGGCCGTCAGTTTCCGCTTTGGAGACATCCTGCACGTTCTGGACTGCAGTGACGAGGAGTGGTGGCAGGCTCGCCGTCTCTCGCCTCATGGTGACCTGGAGGAGGCTGGGTACATCCCCAGCAAGAGGAG agtggaGAGGAAGGAGTGGTCTCGCCTCCGGTCGAAAGGGAGGGACAGCATCG ggCGTGACGACTACATTCAGAGTTATGAGATTGTAACACAGATAGAAG TGCACTACGCTCGGCCCATCATCATCCTCGGCCCGATGAAGGACCGCGTTAATGACGACCTGCTCTCAGAGTTTCCCGACAAGTTCGGGTCCTGCGTCCCCC ATACGACGCGGCCGAAGCGGGAGTACGAGGCGGACGGGCGGGATTACCACTTTGTGTCCTCACGGGAACAGATGGAGAAGGACATCCAGAGCCATCGCTTCATCGAAGCCGGGCAGTACAACAGCCACCTGTATGGGACGAGCGTCCAGAGCGTGAGGGAGGTGGCCGAACAG cagGGGAAACACTGTATCCTGGATGTTTCTGCGAATGCTGTCAGGAGGCTGCAGGCGGCGCAGCTGCACCCTATCGTTGTCTTCATCCGCCCGACCTCCATGCAGAACTTACT tgataTTAATAAGCGCCTGACGGAGGAACAGGCCAAAAGAGCTATGGACCGAGCCATCAAACTGGAGCAAGACTTCATTGAGTGTTTCACAG gtatcgTGGAGGGCGACAGCTTTGAGGAAATCTACCACCGCATCAAATCTGTGATTGAGGAGCAGTCAGGACCATACATCTGGATACCAGCACGAGAACGGCTGTAA